Genomic segment of Desulfurispora thermophila DSM 16022:
GATGACTTAAAAGAGTTTGCCCGCGAACACCCGAATGAAGTGGCGGATATTCTGAAGCTGTGGCTAAAGGAGTGAGAGAGAGTGCCCGAGCTTTCGCCAAGCAATTTGAACGGCTGGCAAAAAGCGGCCATTGTGCTAATTGCCCTGGGGTCGGAAATATCCGCGCGGGTATTGAAGAAAAATTTTTCCGATGAAGAAGTAGAGCGGTTGACTCAGGAAATTTCCCTGCTGGATAATGTGCCCAAAGAAGTGCAGCGTGTGGTTCTGGATGAATTCATTCAGCTCAGCCGGGCTCGTGAATATTTAATGCAGGGTGGTCTGGACTATGCCCGGGATATGCTGGAAAAAGCAGTGGGACCCCAGAAGGCGGCAGAGATCTTGGAGAAAGTATCCGTAAGTATTCAAAAAGTACCTTTTGCCAGCCTGCGACGCACCGAGCCCAGGCATTTGCTCAACTTTATCAAGGACGAGCATCCCCAGACCATCGCTCTGGTGCTCAATTACCTGCATCCCGAGCAGTCAGCCATGCTGCTGGCCGCCCTGCCGGCCGAAATTCAGGCCGACGTAGCCAGACGGATTGCCATTATTGACCGCGTTTCGCCCGAAGTGGTCAAAGAAGTGGAGGCCATACTGGAACGCAAAATGTCGGTGATTGTACCCCAGGATAAGTCCAGCGGTGGCATCAAATCACTGGTGAACATTTTAAACCGCGTGGACCGGGCCACGGAAAAGACCATTTTGGAAGAGCTGGAAAGCAGTGATCCCGAACTGGCCGACGAGGTCAGAAAATTGATGTTTGTCTTCGAGGATATTGTCAAACTGCACGACGTGGCCATTCAGCGGGTGCTGCGCGAGGTGGACCAGAAGGACCTGGCCAAAGCCATGCGCGGTTCCACCGAGGAGGTAAATAACCGTATATTCAAGAATATGTCCAAGCGGGCGGCCGATATGTTGCGGGAAGAGATTACCTTTATGGGTCCGGTGCGCCTGCGCGATGTAGAAGAAGCGCAGCAGCGCATTGTGCAAATTATTCGCCGTTTGGATGAGGCCGGTGAGATTTTTATCGCCCGGGGTGGAGAAGATGCCCTTATCCTATAAGATTATCCGTACCGCCCGGGTGGAGGAAGGAGAACAGGCCAGTATCAAACCGGTGCATTTGTTTTCTCCCGCAGAAAAACAGGCCGCAAACACCCAACAGCCACCAGAACCGGAATTTGATTGGGAAGAAGAAAGGCAGAAGCTTTTGCAGCAGGCGGAGGAAACACTGCGGCAGGCAAGAAGCGAGGCGGAAAGCATTATTGATGCCGCCCGGAGGGAGGCAGGTAGCCTTTTAGAGCAGGCCCGGCAACAGGCCGCGGCGGAAGCGCTGGCTGAAAAGGAAAAAGCCCGCCAGCAGGGCCGGCAGGAGGTTATGAGCAAAGCCATGGCCGACGCTACGGTCATTCGCGAGCAGGCCCGTCAGGTGCTGCGCCAGGCGGAGGAAATATACCGCCAGAGGCTGGATGCGCTGGCCGGGGATATAATTGAACTGGCCCAGCAAATTGCGGAAAAACTTGTGCACCAGCAGCTGGATCTGCATCCGGAAACCGTGCTGGCCACGGCTCAGGCAGCCATAGAGCTTTTGCGCCAGCAGGAGCAATTGGTGCTCTATGTGCCACCCCAGGAAATCGCCCTGTACAGGGAAAATCTGGAGCGCTTACAGCGGCTGCTGCCACCGGGCAGCCGGTTGTCCCTGCTGGCAGATGGGGCACTTTCCCCGGGGGAAAGTGTGCTGGAGTCGGCACACGGGCGGGTCGATGCGGGCTGGGAGGCGCGCTGGCAGGCTATCAGGGAAATACTGGAAGGTAATGAACAGTGAAGCCTTTGTGGGACGGGCGAAGTATTAACGAGCTGGATCTGCGCCGTTTAAAAGAACGCGTGGCAGAAGCCACTATTTTACGGGCCCAGGGGCAGGTCACCCGGGTGATTGGTTTGACTGTGCAGGTGAAGGGGGTGAGCGCCCGGGTTGGTGAGATTTGCCGCATTATTGTGCCCGGAGAATCCGAACCGGTGGTGGCCGAGGTGGTGGGTTTTGGTGAGGATTTCACCATCCTGATGCCGCTGGGTGAGTTGCGCGGTATTGCTCCCGGTTGCCGGGTGGTGCCACTGGGCAAGTCCCTGCAGGTGGCTGTGGGAATGCCTCTGCTGGGCCGGGTGCTGGACGGCTTGGGGCGTCCTTTAGACTGGCAGGAGCATTTTCCCTGGCAGGGCATGGATTTGGTCAGTGTGGATGCCCAGCCTCCCAATCCCCTGGCTAGAAAGCGCATTCAGGAAGTGCTGGTAACAGGTGTGAAAGCTATTGATGCTCTGCTCACCTGCGGGCGGGGGCAGCGGGTGGGTATTTTTGCCGGTAGCGGTGTGGGCAAAAGTACGCTTTTGGGGATGCTGGCCCGGCACGCCCGGGCTGATGTTAATGTGATCGCTTTAATTGGTGAGCGGGGCCGTGAGGTGCGTGAGTTCCTGGAACGTGATCTGGGTGAGCAGGGACTGTCCCGCTCGGTGGTTGTGGTAGCCACCTCGGACCAGCCGGCCTTAATTCGCTTGAAAGGCGCTTTTGTAGCCAGTGCAATAGCGGAATACTTTCGGGACCTGGGTAAGGATGTCTTGCTGATGATGGATTCGGTGACCCGCTTTGCCATGGCCCAGCGGGAAGTGGGCCTGGCCGTGGGCGAACCGCCGGCCACGCGGGGTTATACGCCATCGGTGTTTGCCCTGCTGCCCCGCCTGCTGGAGCGGGCCGGCAGCGGTATTAGTGGCACAATTACCGCCTTTTACACAGTGCTGGTGGATGGCGATGACATGAATGAACCGGTGGCCGATGCCGTACGCGGTATTCTGGACGGGCACATTGTTCTTTCCCGCCAGCTGGCGGCGCGCAACCATTATCCAGCCATCGATGTTCTAAACAGTATCAGCCGGGTGATGCCGGAGATTGTGTCTGCGGAGCATTTGCAACAGGCTGGCCGCTTGCGCGATTTGCTGGCCACCTACCAGAAGGCCGAGGATTTAATTAATATCGGGGCTTATGTATCCGGTTCCAATCCCCAGATTGACCAGGCCGTGCAGCGCTACCCGCAAATCGTGGGCTTCTTGCAGCAGCATATGCAGGAAACCGTGGATTGGGAAGAAACTTTAGACCTTCTGGCCGGGTTGGTCGGATAGCAGCCAGCCTTTGCGAAGACAGTTGCTCATGCCTTACGCATCGTGGTTTCTGCTTTGACAAGGTGTGATTGTTGAGCGGGAGGTGGCCGTGGTGGCGAGGTTTGTTTTTCAGCTACAAAGCGCTTTGGATTGGCGTTATCGCCTGGAAGAACAGGCACTGGCCGAGCAGGCGGCCGCCCGCAACCAGTATCAGCTTATTGAACAAAAACTGCACGCTTTGGAATATGAAATGGTTTCAGCCCAACAATTGCCGTTTCCCGCTGCAGGGGCGGATTTACTCAACCGGGCAGTTTATCTGGAACACTTGAAACAAAAAATTTTGGCTTGCCGCCGGGCCCTGCGGGAAGCGGAGCGGCGACTGGAGGAAAAAACACAGCTGTATCTGGAATGCCGCCGAAAAAGACAAGTATTGGAAAAGTTAAAAGAAAAACAATATATGCAATTCTGTTACAACCTGCAGGTGCAGGAGCAGAAGCGGGTTGATGACCTGTCCGGCAGTCGCTACTGGCATAAGACCAGGGCAGGCGGTTAGGCAAAGCGACCCGCCCCCACTTCTGGCAGAGCAAGAGCATCTCCCGGAGTGGTAACGGGTTGGCTATATAAGCAACCATTCAATCATGGAAAGGAGGTGAAACAGATCGTGCGTTTGGAAAATTTGAGCTTATTACTGGTGGGTGGAGAGGTGCAGCAACTGCCGGGAGCAAAACAAGCGCCGGGTGATTTTGCCGGGGTGATGCAGGCCCTCCTGGCCGGTATGGTGATGCCGGTTGGGGAGGGAAACGGGGTAGCGTGCCCTGTGCCGCAGAGCGACGGGCAGGAGCTGTTGCCGGATGCCGCAACCGGTGTTTGGGGAATACCGGCCCGGATCAACCGGGAGATCGTTGGTCCAATGGGTAATTGGCCGTCCTCTGCTCAGGAATATGGCGGAGTGTTTACCCTGCCAACTGTGCCGGCCGGGTCAGGCTGGATAACCGGTAATCCGTTGCAGGTTCCCGGTAGTGGGGTGTTGTCGGGTGCAGGATATGGCAGTGGAAATGAATTTGCCCCTGCTGATATTAACATTAACGGTTCGCCTGTTGTGCATCTGGTTAAGCCGGGAGATGTCGAAAACAATGTTATAGTTCCCTCTATTCCCGGCACCGGGTTTATGTCTGAAGCAATCGCTTCCGGAACTGTTGAAGAGGGCCGGCCGGCAGATTCGGCGGTAAATCCCCTGTCAGGCAGTGTTGAGTCATCCGGGGTGCCGGCACAAGCCAGCATAAAGGCGGAAGTGCGGTTTCCTTCCGGACGGGTAACTGATCCCGGGTCGACAGCTGCACATCCGGTTGTCGCTCAGCAGTTTGCCGGTACAAAGCAACCCGGTGATTACCATGCGCCGGGCGGTGTTTTACCGGTATATGACCGCTTAGTAATTGCATCAAACGGTTCACCGGAGGCAGTAAGGGTCGAGTATAATCTTCCCGGTTTACGGGAGACGCGCCCGGTTAACCTGCCAGTAGCGGCCCCCGGCGGCGTGGAGATTGCTGGTGATAAATTACCTGCGCCGCGTAACGTTTCTGAAACCACAGCATTTGATACGGCCGGGCAAACAAAAGTGAGGCCGGTCCACCCGGCAAGCTCTGTGTTATTGGCCGGGCCGGACCGAACTGAGGCAGGCACTGGGCAGGGGTCTGGCATCCGGCCAGTGGCCCCCCCTCTTTCTTCTGAGCCGGCAGCAGGGACGGAACAAAGTTTCCCGGAACTAACAGGGCGTACGGCGGTGGGCGCGGCTGATGACCAGATTTCCGCTCAGCAATTTACCGGGCTGCAGCGATTGGGAAACGTGCATCATAATTCGCCCGTACCCATCCGTTTGGTCAATATCAACGAGCTGGTACCTCTGCTGCAGAGTCAGCTGCCGGTTTGGGCCGCCCGGGCCACGGCGGGCCGGGGTGTTACCGCACAGCTCAAGCTGCATCCGGCTGGGTTGGGCGAACTGCAGGTGGAAGTGCAGCTATCCGGTCAACAGACCAGTGTGCATTTTGTGGCCTCCAGTGTTGAAGTTAAAGATATGTTGCAGGCAGCCCTGCCCCAGTTGAGGGAGGCGCTGCAGCAGCATAATTTGCAGTTGACCGGGGCCAGCGTAACTCTGGCGGATGGACAGTCCGGCCTGGCGCATCAATTTGCCGGGCATTACGGGGCCGGAGGCGGCCAAAGGCAGTCCGGGAGTCAACTTGCTGCACCGGTGAACAGGGAAGAGCAGCAGGAAGAAAAAAGACAGCAGGCCCTGCGGTCCGGCCTGGACCGGCTGGTATAAGGAGGGTCATAAAATGCAGGTCAACGCGGCCGATTTCAGCTTGCCGGACAAGACAATCCGGGTTCCCAAAAAAGAGTTGGGGCAGCAGGATTTTCTGCAGCTGCTGATGACCCAGCTGCGCAACCAGGACCCGCTGGAGCCCCAGAGCAACGAGCAGTTTATAGCTCAGATGGCCCAGTTTTCCACTCTGGAGCTTTTGAACTCCCTGGACATCAACACTCAGCTGGCCCGGGCCACCCAGCTCATTGGCCGCAGTGTTATTTTGAAAGACAGCGAAAAGCAGGAGAATGTGCAGGGTGTGGTGGAAAAGGTAACTCTGACCGACGGGCAGGTAAACGTTTATGTACAGGGCAAGGCCTACCCGCTGAAAAGCCTGCTGGAAATTACACCTGTGTCTGCAGAACAGGGGGTGGGGGATGGTGGACAGCAGGGCGGTTAAACCGCTCTTCATACCACAGCCCGTTTTGCCGGGACAGAACACCCCGGCTGCCAATCGCAACGCTGCCGGTAATGTCTCTGCTGGCACCACTTCTTTTGTCAGGGTGCTGGAGGCACAGCTCAATCAACCGCAGCCGGTGAAGATCTCCGCCCATGCTGCGCGGCGCATGGCTGAGCGCAATATTGTTCTGGCAGGCGACCACCTGGCCGGGGTGGCCACAGCCATGGACAGGGCGGCGGCCAAGGGAGCGCGTTCCTCTTTACTGATCATGGGTGATGTGGCGCTGGTGGCCAGTATTGTCAACCGGACGGTGGTCACAGCAGTGCCCAGAGAGGAATTAAAAGAGCATATTTTCACCAACATTGACAGTGCTGTTTTTGTTGACTGAGCAAAATTAATTTCCAGCCGGTCCGCAAGGGGGCTGGTATCCGGTGGAACGACAGAAGCCGGATGATCAAGGCCTGAAAGGAGTGGACAAGATGATCAGATCGCTGTATGCCGGCGTTTCCGGCATGCGCAACCACCAGATCCGCATGGATGTGATTGGTAACAACATTGCCAATGTGAATGCGTATGGTTTTAAAGGGGCCAAAGCTACTTTCCAGGATACCCTGAGCCAGACGCTCAAGGGGGCCGGAGGAGGGCGAAATGCCATTCAGGTTGGTACCGGCATGAGCCTGGCCACCATCGGTATTAATATGGAGCAAGGTCCACTGCAGATGACAGGCCGTAATCTGGATGTGGCCATTAACGGGGAAGGTTTCTTCATGGTGCAGGCCAATGTGGATGGGGCGCCAGCTGGTACTGTTTACTATACCCGGGATGGTAACTTTTACCTGAATGACCAGGGATACCTGGTAACGGCCGATGGTTATTTTGTGGTCAGCGGAGACGGGGAAGCCATTCAGGTGCGCCTACCTGACAACCCGGCCATTACGTCTTTAAACATTGAGCAAAATGGTCGAGTAGTGGTGAATGGGGAAGAAAGAGGGAACATTCGTCTGGCCACATTCAGCAATCCCGAGGGCTTGGAAAGAGTAGGGAAAAACCTTTTCCGGGCCACTGCGGCTTCCGGGGAAGGTGGCGGAGTGGAAAATCCGCGCATCCCTGGTGAGGAAGGTGTGGGCACCCTCGAGGCCGGTTATCTGGAAATGTCCAATACCGACTTGAGTGACGAGTTCACCACCATGATCACCACCCAGCGCGGCTATCAGGCCAATGCACGCATTATCACCGTTTCCGACACATTGCTGGAGGAATTGATTAATTTGAAACGCTAGCCGGTTTGACATAACGCGAGGCTTTACGTTGCAGTATTTGTTTAAACCATTTGGTTGTTTAGAAAAAAGTAGCGCAAGGTTTTTCCACACAATAGATTACGCCGGGCGGGTTTATACCGCCCGGCCGGTAAAAGGTGAAAAAATGGCTGCGAAAAACAAAGAGGATAATGGTGAAAAAAAATCGGGCGGCTTGCTGAAGATATTGTTCATAGTCCTGGGTGGTCTGCTGGCCGGAGCGATCGTGTTCTTTTTAATTCTGTATTTTGTGGGCATACCGGGTGTTGTACCCAAGCTGGCCAAAGCCAAGCCGCCTGTTTATGAAAATATTGAACTGGGGGAAAGGGTAATCAACCTGCTGGATGACAACGGCGGCCGTTACTTGCGCATCAAGGTCGTG
This window contains:
- the fliJ gene encoding flagellar export protein FliJ; translated protein: MARFVFQLQSALDWRYRLEEQALAEQAAARNQYQLIEQKLHALEYEMVSAQQLPFPAAGADLLNRAVYLEHLKQKILACRRALREAERRLEEKTQLYLECRRKRQVLEKLKEKQYMQFCYNLQVQEQKRVDDLSGSRYWHKTRAGG
- a CDS encoding flagellar hook-basal body complex protein yields the protein MERQKPDDQGLKGVDKMIRSLYAGVSGMRNHQIRMDVIGNNIANVNAYGFKGAKATFQDTLSQTLKGAGGGRNAIQVGTGMSLATIGINMEQGPLQMTGRNLDVAINGEGFFMVQANVDGAPAGTVYYTRDGNFYLNDQGYLVTADGYFVVSGDGEAIQVRLPDNPAITSLNIEQNGRVVVNGEERGNIRLATFSNPEGLERVGKNLFRATAASGEGGGVENPRIPGEEGVGTLEAGYLEMSNTDLSDEFTTMITTQRGYQANARIITVSDTLLEELINLKR
- a CDS encoding flagellar hook capping FlgD N-terminal domain-containing protein, coding for MQVNAADFSLPDKTIRVPKKELGQQDFLQLLMTQLRNQDPLEPQSNEQFIAQMAQFSTLELLNSLDINTQLARATQLIGRSVILKDSEKQENVQGVVEKVTLTDGQVNVYVQGKAYPLKSLLEITPVSAEQGVGDGGQQGG
- the fliG gene encoding flagellar motor switch protein FliG, encoding MPELSPSNLNGWQKAAIVLIALGSEISARVLKKNFSDEEVERLTQEISLLDNVPKEVQRVVLDEFIQLSRAREYLMQGGLDYARDMLEKAVGPQKAAEILEKVSVSIQKVPFASLRRTEPRHLLNFIKDEHPQTIALVLNYLHPEQSAMLLAALPAEIQADVARRIAIIDRVSPEVVKEVEAILERKMSVIVPQDKSSGGIKSLVNILNRVDRATEKTILEELESSDPELADEVRKLMFVFEDIVKLHDVAIQRVLREVDQKDLAKAMRGSTEEVNNRIFKNMSKRAADMLREEITFMGPVRLRDVEEAQQRIVQIIRRLDEAGEIFIARGGEDALIL
- the fliI gene encoding flagellar protein export ATPase FliI, encoding MKPLWDGRSINELDLRRLKERVAEATILRAQGQVTRVIGLTVQVKGVSARVGEICRIIVPGESEPVVAEVVGFGEDFTILMPLGELRGIAPGCRVVPLGKSLQVAVGMPLLGRVLDGLGRPLDWQEHFPWQGMDLVSVDAQPPNPLARKRIQEVLVTGVKAIDALLTCGRGQRVGIFAGSGVGKSTLLGMLARHARADVNVIALIGERGREVREFLERDLGEQGLSRSVVVVATSDQPALIRLKGAFVASAIAEYFRDLGKDVLLMMDSVTRFAMAQREVGLAVGEPPATRGYTPSVFALLPRLLERAGSGISGTITAFYTVLVDGDDMNEPVADAVRGILDGHIVLSRQLAARNHYPAIDVLNSISRVMPEIVSAEHLQQAGRLRDLLATYQKAEDLINIGAYVSGSNPQIDQAVQRYPQIVGFLQQHMQETVDWEETLDLLAGLVG
- a CDS encoding flagellar basal body-associated FliL family protein; protein product: MAAKNKEDNGEKKSGGLLKILFIVLGGLLAGAIVFFLILYFVGIPGVVPKLAKAKPPVYENIELGERVINLLDDNGGRYLRIKVVVEIQKNEKLSKEIEEKKPQIIEGIINVFRQKKVEDVLPLSKDKELKEEVLKVINARLKLGKVEHVYFTDFIVQ
- a CDS encoding TIGR02530 family flagellar biosynthesis protein; this translates as MVDSRAVKPLFIPQPVLPGQNTPAANRNAAGNVSAGTTSFVRVLEAQLNQPQPVKISAHAARRMAERNIVLAGDHLAGVATAMDRAAAKGARSSLLIMGDVALVASIVNRTVVTAVPREELKEHIFTNIDSAVFVD
- a CDS encoding flagellar hook-length control protein FliK; amino-acid sequence: MRLENLSLLLVGGEVQQLPGAKQAPGDFAGVMQALLAGMVMPVGEGNGVACPVPQSDGQELLPDAATGVWGIPARINREIVGPMGNWPSSAQEYGGVFTLPTVPAGSGWITGNPLQVPGSGVLSGAGYGSGNEFAPADININGSPVVHLVKPGDVENNVIVPSIPGTGFMSEAIASGTVEEGRPADSAVNPLSGSVESSGVPAQASIKAEVRFPSGRVTDPGSTAAHPVVAQQFAGTKQPGDYHAPGGVLPVYDRLVIASNGSPEAVRVEYNLPGLRETRPVNLPVAAPGGVEIAGDKLPAPRNVSETTAFDTAGQTKVRPVHPASSVLLAGPDRTEAGTGQGSGIRPVAPPLSSEPAAGTEQSFPELTGRTAVGAADDQISAQQFTGLQRLGNVHHNSPVPIRLVNINELVPLLQSQLPVWAARATAGRGVTAQLKLHPAGLGELQVEVQLSGQQTSVHFVASSVEVKDMLQAALPQLREALQQHNLQLTGASVTLADGQSGLAHQFAGHYGAGGGQRQSGSQLAAPVNREEQQEEKRQQALRSGLDRLV
- a CDS encoding FliH/SctL family protein, coding for MPLSYKIIRTARVEEGEQASIKPVHLFSPAEKQAANTQQPPEPEFDWEEERQKLLQQAEETLRQARSEAESIIDAARREAGSLLEQARQQAAAEALAEKEKARQQGRQEVMSKAMADATVIREQARQVLRQAEEIYRQRLDALAGDIIELAQQIAEKLVHQQLDLHPETVLATAQAAIELLRQQEQLVLYVPPQEIALYRENLERLQRLLPPGSRLSLLADGALSPGESVLESAHGRVDAGWEARWQAIREILEGNEQ